One part of the Streptomyces sp. AM 2-1-1 genome encodes these proteins:
- a CDS encoding Hsp70 family protein, which translates to MIAIDLGHRFGRLARLGPDGAQEVTTTGLVGADGVLDPGRALPQVIGAATDAHGVEPDGTAFIGLALSGGREDELRYAVERAGLRVGRAVPDPVAVALHYGAVAEGVDHTVLVCDQGATTLDLSVLSITPDLTVRMVSGRSLPLGGSDWDAAVADSLAGRLPDGADPLGAAEGLRRAYGNGADVTEVVDTSGGRYSPTLDRTGFERAVAPLRERMLEAVAEELTAARPGVDTVLLAGGMCAAPGLRGRIEALPAARGLTVRRDRPELAVVLGLLALNDFGVLRVISRPTAEPERAQAWYPGAGSGYPRIRSPHPTPAPRPAGAEPFDAGPGPVSADAVEDPEPRAGRSLSEDPLPRSWQRGGVAVRDAEAPNAGRAGQREDSEPSAAPSGPPPPGPGFPQDPDVVPEPQAVPEPDAVPEPQAAPEPEAARLSSAGPTGAADAAAPGRAQPPRTPRSSTASAGSAPGAEDPFPPRATAVSDPYDAAGEAPVVSFVDPRPRFAVPVDQLQAVRRGGHLLVLWAWPDGALTARVRWSREGSTAASGDGDVVCRRRAYEHDGGFELAVGPGAVVLTVEALVPELDEFAEDTSPLLVPAAPTVVVYEPSVRRRLRGRVASVTFTTESGCRLPGLRIVHGLGRFRPTSTAEGTVLHEVPAQRLSAGAPLTVEFALPATRGPSWLVCFPADADAGTDSGIEIRPSALHRLRVT; encoded by the coding sequence CACGGACGCCCATGGGGTGGAGCCGGACGGAACGGCCTTCATCGGACTCGCGCTGTCGGGTGGGCGGGAGGACGAGCTCAGGTACGCGGTGGAGCGCGCCGGCCTCAGAGTGGGGCGGGCGGTGCCCGATCCCGTGGCCGTGGCCCTGCACTACGGGGCCGTCGCGGAGGGGGTGGACCATACGGTCCTGGTCTGCGACCAGGGGGCGACGACTCTGGACCTGAGCGTCCTGTCCATCACCCCCGACCTCACCGTGCGCATGGTCAGCGGACGCAGCCTTCCCCTCGGCGGCAGTGACTGGGACGCTGCGGTCGCCGACTCTCTCGCCGGCCGTCTGCCGGACGGTGCCGACCCGCTCGGGGCGGCGGAGGGCCTTCGACGGGCGTACGGCAACGGGGCGGACGTGACCGAAGTCGTGGACACGTCGGGCGGGCGGTACTCGCCGACCCTCGACCGGACCGGATTCGAGCGGGCGGTCGCGCCGCTGCGGGAGCGCATGCTCGAAGCCGTCGCGGAAGAACTCACCGCCGCGCGACCGGGCGTGGACACCGTGCTGCTGGCGGGCGGCATGTGCGCCGCGCCCGGGCTGCGGGGCCGGATCGAGGCCCTGCCGGCCGCGCGGGGTCTGACGGTGCGCCGTGACCGCCCCGAACTGGCCGTCGTGCTCGGTCTGCTGGCGCTGAACGACTTCGGTGTGCTGCGCGTGATCTCCCGCCCCACAGCGGAGCCGGAGCGGGCGCAGGCGTGGTACCCGGGCGCGGGCTCCGGGTACCCGCGCATCCGGAGCCCGCATCCCACCCCGGCCCCGCGCCCCGCGGGCGCGGAGCCCTTCGACGCCGGCCCGGGCCCCGTCTCCGCCGACGCGGTGGAGGATCCGGAGCCGCGGGCCGGACGCTCCCTGTCCGAGGACCCCCTACCGCGCTCGTGGCAACGTGGCGGGGTGGCCGTCCGGGATGCGGAGGCGCCGAACGCCGGGCGTGCCGGGCAGCGGGAGGACTCCGAGCCGTCCGCCGCACCGTCAGGGCCGCCCCCTCCCGGGCCCGGATTCCCCCAGGATCCCGATGTCGTCCCGGAGCCCCAGGCCGTCCCGGAGCCCGATGCTGTCCCGGAGCCCCAGGCCGCCCCGGAGCCCGAGGCCGCCCGGCTCTCCAGCGCCGGACCCACCGGTGCCGCCGACGCCGCTGCCCCAGGACGCGCGCAGCCGCCGAGGACACCCCGGTCGAGCACCGCCAGCGCCGGTTCCGCGCCCGGCGCCGAGGACCCGTTCCCACCGCGGGCCACTGCGGTCAGCGATCCGTACGACGCCGCGGGGGAGGCTCCGGTGGTGTCGTTCGTCGATCCGCGCCCCCGGTTCGCGGTCCCCGTGGACCAGCTCCAGGCCGTCCGGCGCGGGGGCCATCTCCTCGTGCTGTGGGCCTGGCCCGACGGAGCCCTGACCGCACGGGTGCGCTGGTCCCGAGAGGGAAGCACCGCCGCGTCCGGTGACGGGGACGTGGTGTGCCGCCGCCGGGCCTACGAGCACGACGGAGGGTTCGAACTGGCCGTCGGTCCCGGGGCCGTGGTCCTCACTGTGGAGGCATTGGTCCCGGAGCTCGACGAGTTCGCCGAGGACACGTCTCCACTGCTCGTCCCGGCCGCCCCGACGGTCGTGGTGTACGAGCCGAGCGTGCGACGGCGCCTCCGGGGCCGGGTCGCGTCGGTCACGTTCACCACCGAGTCAGGCTGCCGGCTGCCCGGTCTCCGTATCGTCCACGGCCTCGGACGCTTCCGCCCCACCAGCACCGCCGAGGGCACCGTCCTGCACGAGGTGCCCGCGCAGCGGCTGTCCGCCGGCGCCCCCCTGACCGTGGAGTTCGCGCTGCCCGCCACCCGCGGTCCGTCCTGGCTGGTCTGCTTCCCGGCGGACGCGGACGCGGGGACCGACTCCGGCATCGAGATCCGCCCGTCGGCACTGCACAGATTGCGAGTCACCTGA
- a CDS encoding GTPase-associated protein 1-related protein — MTGFQQLYYTSCEHGLSRFSGFQFNAVSAGVTFETRQAVEALAGYEPPRYLMESDTPELLERCPVNLCHRPHDPQGRSATTLCVRYVGRDSARRFGNYFAHALHSEDFPAAGGGMLGIELWNSPVWTSTVSPSTDIPELTAPAPGPLDARAVSEFLRGHPHAARLPDLLSAVFAALGENGSVVVIERTTERIAHWFAAVSYLMPPPLARGLSFATYVLRPARSRLHLIGTVPEAQLAFGPDDEAAYTVFDFARGIFPEVPVGAAVRLLTRIGAGSIRPVWSWTADYARGGEKAPEEWHAPVAAAAASGGMPLTAADADAVIDWLAGADHLGARRAAVAADIHREHRDLDERRLIVLSAAAKAGGDDAVQQEIEGKLHGSRMRAYLDAGTGALEPVPITDPTARERATVLWRRLLTEVRTARERTRLLLWALGAGLPVPPEIMVRETRALARTLLGSAAPAPGFRHEVAELLRQLPAMRESLAAAVGEALRERVGQEQLFSQFPADLLREEDLAGRPLLLEHHLRARAEREPANTVPLMMKILGVRQRASPDEELLRGLWRAPSRTWTHREAARIARELPVSTPVDPAVGEWFDRALSQEVEGEEALEDCLDLCRQLAAPGRSGWLSPRARDRVRITLGLLRSLSDAREAGELVAAFAVPEAGTWAAPRALKRLRMVPALLGLPADTDRLRALLGNLTHRDLDLYLSGVACRVGSDERIDDVLLGHVAAVVTLPDTVPVSQAQGEMVVAIRSHPYRHWSAADLSRLEAVVRPHGADLADRYAERAESRRQRAPRDAPRRFPLFGRRAATAAATQDDPPRRAAAAAQEPPPSAETRGDRTGRDRTRRPPEEEGPVTHRD, encoded by the coding sequence GTGACCGGCTTTCAGCAGCTCTACTACACCTCCTGCGAGCACGGGCTCAGCCGCTTCTCGGGGTTCCAGTTCAACGCCGTCAGCGCGGGGGTCACCTTCGAGACCCGCCAGGCCGTCGAAGCCCTGGCCGGGTACGAGCCACCGCGGTACCTGATGGAGTCGGACACACCGGAGCTGCTCGAGCGGTGCCCGGTCAACCTCTGCCACCGGCCCCACGACCCGCAGGGGCGCAGCGCCACCACGCTGTGCGTACGGTACGTGGGCCGGGACTCGGCCCGTCGCTTCGGCAACTACTTCGCCCACGCTCTGCACAGTGAGGACTTCCCGGCGGCCGGGGGCGGGATGCTCGGTATCGAACTGTGGAACTCCCCGGTGTGGACCAGCACGGTGTCGCCCAGCACGGACATCCCGGAACTGACGGCGCCCGCGCCCGGCCCGCTCGACGCCCGCGCGGTGAGCGAGTTCCTGCGCGGCCACCCTCACGCGGCCCGGCTGCCGGACCTGCTGTCAGCCGTGTTCGCCGCGCTCGGCGAGAACGGATCGGTGGTGGTGATCGAGCGTACGACCGAGCGGATCGCGCACTGGTTCGCCGCGGTCTCCTACCTCATGCCGCCCCCGCTCGCCCGTGGGCTCTCCTTCGCCACCTACGTGCTGCGTCCCGCTCGCAGCCGGTTGCACCTGATCGGCACGGTTCCGGAGGCACAGCTTGCCTTCGGGCCGGACGACGAGGCGGCCTACACCGTCTTCGACTTCGCGCGCGGTATCTTCCCCGAGGTGCCCGTCGGCGCCGCGGTCCGTCTCCTCACCCGGATCGGCGCCGGTTCCATCCGCCCCGTCTGGTCCTGGACGGCGGACTACGCCCGAGGCGGGGAGAAGGCACCGGAGGAGTGGCACGCGCCGGTCGCCGCTGCGGCTGCCTCCGGCGGCATGCCGCTCACCGCGGCCGACGCCGACGCGGTGATCGACTGGCTGGCCGGCGCGGACCACCTGGGAGCACGCCGGGCGGCCGTGGCGGCGGACATCCACCGCGAGCACCGGGACCTGGACGAGCGCCGGCTGATCGTGCTCAGCGCGGCCGCGAAGGCCGGCGGTGACGACGCGGTCCAGCAGGAGATCGAGGGGAAACTGCACGGCTCGCGCATGCGGGCCTACCTCGACGCCGGCACCGGCGCCCTCGAGCCCGTGCCGATCACCGACCCGACGGCACGCGAGCGGGCCACCGTCCTGTGGCGACGACTTCTGACGGAGGTCCGGACCGCCCGCGAGCGGACCCGTCTGCTGCTTTGGGCCCTCGGCGCCGGGCTTCCGGTGCCACCGGAAATCATGGTGCGCGAGACACGCGCGCTGGCCCGCACGCTGCTCGGCTCCGCCGCGCCCGCCCCCGGGTTCCGGCACGAGGTGGCCGAGCTCCTGCGTCAGCTGCCCGCCATGAGGGAATCCCTGGCCGCGGCGGTCGGGGAGGCACTCCGCGAACGCGTCGGCCAGGAACAACTTTTCTCGCAGTTCCCCGCCGACCTCCTGCGCGAAGAGGACCTGGCGGGCCGCCCTCTGCTTCTGGAACACCATCTGCGGGCGAGGGCCGAACGCGAGCCCGCGAACACGGTGCCCCTCATGATGAAGATCTTGGGTGTACGGCAGCGCGCGTCGCCGGACGAGGAACTGCTCCGCGGTCTGTGGCGAGCGCCCTCACGGACCTGGACCCACCGGGAAGCGGCCCGGATCGCCCGGGAGCTGCCGGTTTCGACGCCGGTGGACCCGGCGGTGGGCGAGTGGTTCGACCGCGCGCTGAGCCAGGAGGTCGAGGGCGAGGAGGCGCTGGAGGACTGCCTCGACCTGTGCCGGCAGCTCGCAGCCCCGGGCCGCTCCGGCTGGCTCTCCCCGCGCGCCCGGGATCGGGTACGGATCACGCTCGGTCTCCTGCGCTCCCTCAGCGACGCCCGGGAGGCCGGCGAACTCGTCGCAGCGTTCGCGGTTCCGGAGGCCGGCACCTGGGCGGCCCCGAGGGCGCTCAAGCGCCTTCGCATGGTGCCCGCCCTGCTGGGCCTGCCCGCCGACACCGATCGACTGCGCGCACTGCTGGGGAATTTGACCCACCGTGACCTCGACCTGTACCTCTCGGGCGTGGCCTGCAGGGTGGGCAGTGATGAGCGGATCGACGACGTCCTGCTGGGCCACGTCGCCGCCGTCGTCACTCTGCCCGACACAGTCCCGGTCTCCCAGGCCCAGGGGGAGATGGTGGTCGCGATCCGCTCCCACCCGTACCGGCACTGGAGCGCGGCCGATCTGAGCAGGCTGGAGGCGGTGGTGCGGCCCCATGGGGCCGACCTCGCCGACCGCTATGCCGAGAGGGCCGAGAGCCGGCGGCAGCGCGCGCCGCGTGACGCGCCGCGCAGGTTTCCGCTCTTCGGCCGCCGGGCGGCAACCGCAGCCGCGACGCAGGATGATCCTCCCCGTCGGGCGGCGGCCGCAGCGCAGGAGCCTCCGCCGTCGGCGGAGACCCGAGGCGACCGAACCGGACGCGACCGGACCCGCCGACCTCCCGAAGAAGAAGGACCGGTGACGCATCGTGACTGA
- a CDS encoding HipA family kinase, which translates to MLEEVVATRYVTPLREGGSLPGIVEADDLGTYVMKFTGAGQGRKTLVAEVICGELGRRLGLRVPRLVTMQLDPVIGLGEPDQEVQELLKASGGLNLGMDYLPGSLGFDPLAYHVDPLEAGRIVWFDALINNVDRSWRNPNMLVWHGDVWLIDHGATMIWHHNWPGAEASAAKPYNASDHVLAPVGPDIATAAAALAPLVTEELLTEVAAQVPDAWLLDEPGFGSTDELRRAYVAPLLARAATVHERVVMDAPAPTGPSKAPGWLADRLAPRSRPTAQDRAAGPDTTTGEREDEAR; encoded by the coding sequence GTGTTGGAAGAAGTAGTAGCGACCCGCTACGTCACGCCCCTGCGTGAGGGCGGTTCGCTCCCCGGGATCGTCGAAGCCGACGACCTCGGTACGTACGTCATGAAGTTCACCGGGGCCGGCCAGGGGCGGAAGACCCTGGTCGCCGAGGTCATCTGCGGGGAGCTCGGCCGCCGGCTCGGGCTGCGGGTCCCCCGGCTCGTGACCATGCAGCTCGACCCGGTCATCGGGCTCGGCGAGCCCGACCAGGAGGTGCAGGAGCTTCTCAAGGCGAGCGGCGGGCTGAATCTCGGGATGGACTACCTCCCCGGCTCCCTGGGCTTCGACCCGCTCGCGTACCATGTCGATCCGCTGGAGGCGGGGCGGATCGTCTGGTTCGACGCGCTGATCAACAATGTCGACCGTTCCTGGCGCAACCCCAACATGCTGGTCTGGCACGGTGACGTCTGGCTGATCGACCACGGCGCCACGATGATCTGGCACCACAACTGGCCGGGCGCCGAGGCGTCCGCGGCCAAGCCGTACAACGCCTCCGACCACGTGCTGGCCCCGGTGGGACCGGACATCGCGACGGCCGCCGCCGCGCTGGCGCCGCTCGTCACCGAGGAGCTGCTCACCGAGGTGGCCGCCCAGGTGCCCGACGCGTGGCTGCTCGACGAGCCCGGCTTCGGCTCGACGGACGAACTCCGGCGCGCGTACGTGGCGCCCCTGCTGGCCCGTGCCGCCACCGTCCACGAGCGGGTCGTCATGGACGCACCTGCGCCGACCGGTCCGTCCAAGGCGCCCGGCTGGCTCGCCGACCGCCTCGCACCCCGGTCGCGACCGACGGCGCAGGACCGTGCCGCGGGCCCGGACACGACCACCGGCGAGCGCGAGGACGAGGCCCGATGA
- a CDS encoding DUF3037 domain-containing protein — protein sequence MSTRDVFEYALLRVVPRVERGECFNAGVLVYCRAHSFVAARTHLDEAKLRALDPAADVVGVRAALAAVENVCGGGDAAGQASGDDAGRRFRWLIAPRSTVVQPGPVHTGLTLDPEAEVERLLDLLVR from the coding sequence ATGAGCACACGTGACGTCTTCGAGTACGCGCTGCTGCGCGTCGTCCCGCGCGTCGAGCGCGGGGAGTGCTTCAACGCGGGGGTGCTCGTCTACTGCCGGGCGCACTCGTTCGTGGCCGCCCGCACCCATCTCGACGAGGCCAAACTGCGGGCGCTCGACCCGGCCGCCGACGTCGTCGGAGTACGGGCCGCGCTGGCGGCGGTGGAGAACGTCTGCGGCGGCGGCGACGCGGCCGGACAGGCGTCCGGCGACGACGCGGGGCGGCGCTTCCGCTGGCTGATCGCCCCCCGCTCCACGGTCGTGCAGCCGGGCCCCGTACACACCGGCCTGACGCTGGATCCGGAGGCCGAGGTCGAGCGGCTGCTCGACCTGCTCGTCCGCTGA
- the fabG gene encoding 3-oxoacyl-ACP reductase FabG gives MSTTEQRVAIVTGAARGIGAATAVRLAAEGRAVAVLDLDEAACKETVEKITAAGGTALAVGCDVSDGAQVEAAVARVVTELGAPTILVNNAGVLRDNLLFKMSESDWDIVMNVHLKGAFLMAKAVQKHMVDAGFGRIVSLSSSSALGNRGQANYAAVKAGLQGFTKTLAKELGKFGITANAVAPGFIVTEMTAQTAARVGMGFEEFQAAAATQIPVQRVGRPEDIANAISFFTGEDAGFVSGQVLYVAGGPLN, from the coding sequence ATGTCCACCACCGAGCAGCGTGTCGCCATCGTGACGGGAGCGGCGCGGGGCATCGGCGCCGCCACCGCCGTGCGCCTGGCGGCCGAGGGCCGCGCCGTGGCCGTACTCGACCTCGACGAGGCCGCCTGCAAGGAGACCGTCGAGAAGATCACCGCCGCCGGCGGCACCGCGCTCGCCGTCGGCTGCGACGTGTCCGACGGAGCGCAGGTGGAGGCCGCCGTCGCGCGGGTCGTCACCGAACTCGGCGCGCCGACGATCCTCGTCAACAACGCGGGGGTCCTCCGGGACAACCTGCTCTTCAAGATGAGCGAGTCCGACTGGGACATCGTGATGAACGTCCACCTCAAGGGCGCGTTCCTGATGGCCAAGGCCGTCCAGAAGCACATGGTGGACGCGGGCTTCGGCCGTATCGTCTCGCTCTCCTCCTCCTCGGCGCTCGGCAACCGCGGTCAGGCCAACTACGCGGCCGTCAAGGCGGGCCTCCAGGGCTTCACCAAGACCCTGGCGAAGGAGCTCGGCAAGTTCGGCATCACCGCCAACGCCGTCGCTCCCGGCTTCATCGTGACGGAGATGACCGCGCAGACCGCGGCCCGCGTCGGGATGGGCTTCGAGGAGTTCCAGGCCGCCGCGGCCACCCAGATCCCGGTGCAGCGCGTGGGCCGCCCGGAGGACATCGCCAACGCCATCTCCTTCTTCACCGGCGAGGACGCGGGCTTCGTCTCCGGACAGGTGCTGTACGTCGCCGGCGGCCCGCTCAACTGA
- a CDS encoding SDR family oxidoreductase gives MTVQDSGKVALVTGASRGIGYGVAEALVARGDRVCITGRGEEALKEAVERLGSDRVIGVAGKAHDEAHQAHAVERTMEAFGRVDYLVNNAGTNPVFGPMAELDLNVARKVFETNVISALGFAQRTWKAWQAQNGGAIVNIASVAGISASPFIGAYGMSKAAMVNLTLQLAHEFAPVVRVNAIAPAVVKTKFAEALYEGREAEVAAAYPMARLGVPEDIGGAAAFLTSDQSGWITGQTLVIDGGIFLNAGVS, from the coding sequence ATGACTGTGCAGGACAGTGGGAAGGTCGCGCTCGTCACCGGCGCGAGCAGGGGGATCGGGTACGGCGTCGCCGAGGCGCTCGTCGCCCGCGGCGACCGGGTCTGCATCACGGGCCGCGGCGAGGAGGCGCTCAAGGAGGCGGTCGAGCGGCTGGGCTCCGACCGGGTGATCGGTGTCGCCGGAAAGGCGCACGACGAGGCGCACCAGGCGCACGCCGTCGAGCGCACCATGGAGGCCTTCGGGCGGGTCGACTACCTCGTCAACAACGCGGGGACCAACCCGGTGTTCGGCCCCATGGCGGAGCTCGACCTCAACGTCGCGCGCAAGGTCTTCGAGACCAACGTGATCTCCGCGCTCGGCTTCGCCCAGCGGACCTGGAAGGCCTGGCAGGCCCAGAACGGCGGGGCGATCGTCAACATCGCCTCGGTGGCCGGGATCTCGGCGTCGCCCTTCATCGGCGCGTACGGCATGAGCAAGGCCGCCATGGTCAACCTGACGCTGCAGCTCGCCCACGAGTTCGCGCCGGTCGTCCGGGTCAACGCGATCGCGCCGGCCGTCGTCAAGACCAAGTTCGCCGAGGCGCTGTACGAGGGCCGTGAGGCCGAGGTGGCCGCCGCGTACCCCATGGCGCGGCTGGGAGTTCCCGAGGACATCGGCGGCGCGGCCGCCTTCCTCACCTCGGATCAGTCGGGCTGGATCACGGGACAGACCCTCGTGATCGACGGGGGAATTTTCCTGAATGCCGGAGTGAGCTGA
- a CDS encoding ABC transporter substrate-binding protein, with translation MFYRASLQAAAALASLSLVAGCSVFSGSGSDVDQHIAVGSTSSPSTLDPAGAWDNSWELMRNVFQTLVSFPTGSTAPEPDAAECTFTDSTSMAYRCELRPGLTFSNGDKLDAEAVKYSIDRIVTIKAKGGPLGLLGSLDRVETKGDDLVIFHLKKSDATFPFVLATPAMSIVSPHDYPKDKLRTGNSVTGSGPYVLDHYEPHAVAELQKNDSYKGFADRKNESVTIRYFDKSDAMVAALRADKIDATYRGLTADEVVGLQNGKGDNKGLQLVESVGADIRFLVFNPKDPVAGKQAVREAIARLVDRDALVAKVYQGTAEPLYSIVPKGIAAHTTSFFDTFGDPDVAKARGALQDAGITTPVAMTFWYTTDRYGSSTGPEFEEIKRQLEKSGLFRITLRSAPWTTFQEGFNKGDYPVFGRGWFPDFPDPDNFVAPFVGKESATGGMYVNKKITDQILPASRQESDRGAVSKQFAEAQQILVEDIPLLPLWQGKLYIAAGEDIGGGERALDPQTVMQMWELYRKASW, from the coding sequence GTGTTCTACCGGGCCAGTCTGCAGGCTGCTGCAGCCCTAGCATCCCTGTCTCTCGTCGCCGGCTGCAGTGTGTTCTCCGGCAGCGGGTCCGACGTCGACCAGCACATAGCGGTCGGATCGACCAGTTCGCCCTCGACCCTCGACCCGGCCGGGGCCTGGGACAACTCCTGGGAGCTGATGCGCAACGTCTTCCAGACCCTGGTGTCCTTCCCGACGGGCAGTACCGCGCCGGAGCCGGACGCGGCGGAATGCACCTTCACCGACTCGACGAGCATGGCGTACCGCTGCGAACTCCGCCCCGGTCTGACGTTCTCCAACGGCGACAAGCTCGACGCCGAGGCGGTCAAGTACTCCATCGACCGGATCGTGACGATCAAGGCCAAGGGTGGCCCGCTCGGCCTGCTGGGGTCGCTCGACCGCGTGGAGACGAAGGGCGACGACCTCGTCATCTTCCACCTCAAGAAGTCCGACGCCACGTTCCCGTTCGTCCTCGCCACCCCGGCGATGTCGATCGTCTCGCCCCACGACTACCCCAAGGACAAACTCCGCACCGGCAACTCGGTGACCGGTTCGGGTCCGTACGTCCTGGACCACTACGAGCCCCACGCCGTGGCGGAGTTGCAGAAGAACGACAGCTACAAGGGGTTCGCGGACCGGAAGAACGAGTCCGTCACCATCCGGTACTTCGACAAGTCCGACGCGATGGTCGCGGCGCTGCGGGCCGACAAGATCGACGCCACCTACCGCGGGCTCACCGCCGACGAGGTCGTCGGCCTCCAGAACGGCAAGGGGGACAACAAGGGCCTCCAGCTCGTCGAGTCCGTGGGCGCGGACATCCGCTTCCTCGTCTTCAACCCGAAGGACCCGGTCGCCGGCAAGCAGGCCGTGCGCGAGGCCATCGCCCGGCTCGTGGACCGGGACGCCCTCGTCGCCAAGGTCTACCAGGGCACCGCCGAACCCCTCTACTCCATCGTGCCGAAGGGCATCGCCGCCCACACCACGAGCTTCTTCGACACCTTCGGCGACCCCGACGTGGCGAAGGCCCGGGGCGCCCTCCAGGACGCCGGCATCACGACCCCGGTCGCCATGACCTTCTGGTACACCACGGACCGATACGGGTCGTCGACCGGACCGGAGTTCGAGGAGATCAAGCGGCAGCTGGAGAAGTCGGGCCTCTTCAGGATCACCCTGCGCAGCGCACCCTGGACCACGTTCCAGGAGGGCTTCAACAAGGGCGACTACCCGGTCTTCGGCCGCGGTTGGTTCCCCGACTTCCCCGACCCCGACAACTTCGTCGCGCCCTTCGTCGGCAAGGAGAGCGCCACCGGCGGGATGTACGTCAACAAGAAGATCACCGACCAGATCCTGCCCGCCTCGCGCCAGGAGAGCGACCGCGGCGCGGTCAGCAAGCAGTTCGCCGAGGCCCAGCAGATCCTGGTCGAGGACATCCCGCTGCTGCCGCTCTGGCAGGGCAAGCTCTACATCGCCGCCGGCGAGGACATCGGCGGCGGCGAGCGTGCCCTCGACCCGCAGACCGTCATGCAGATGTGGGAGCTCTACCGCAAGGCCAGCTGGTAA
- a CDS encoding uracil-DNA glycosylase: MTDTDLLLPESWRGVLGDEMQKPYVKELADFVEEERAKGPVYPPRDQVFAALEATPYDRVKVLVLGQDPYHGEGQGHGLCFSVRPGVRTPPSLRNIYKEMQEELGLPVPDNGYLMPWAEQGVLLLNAVLTVRAGEANSHKGKGWEKITDAVIRAVAERPEPAVFVLWGNYAQKKLPLIDESRHVVVKGAHPSPLSAKRFFGSRPFSQINEAVAAQGHDPIDWRIPDLG, from the coding sequence GTGACCGACACCGACCTGCTGCTGCCCGAGTCCTGGCGCGGCGTCCTCGGCGACGAAATGCAGAAGCCGTACGTGAAGGAACTCGCGGACTTCGTCGAGGAAGAGCGGGCCAAGGGGCCGGTGTACCCCCCGCGTGACCAGGTCTTCGCGGCGCTGGAAGCCACTCCCTACGACCGGGTCAAGGTGCTCGTCCTCGGCCAGGACCCGTACCACGGCGAGGGGCAGGGACACGGGCTCTGCTTCTCCGTCCGGCCCGGCGTGCGGACGCCCCCCTCGCTGCGCAACATCTACAAGGAGATGCAGGAAGAGCTGGGTCTCCCCGTTCCGGACAACGGCTATCTGATGCCGTGGGCCGAGCAGGGCGTCCTGTTGCTCAACGCCGTTCTCACCGTGCGCGCCGGCGAGGCCAACTCGCACAAGGGCAAGGGCTGGGAAAAGATCACCGACGCGGTGATCCGTGCCGTTGCCGAGCGCCCGGAGCCCGCCGTGTTCGTCCTCTGGGGCAACTACGCGCAGAAGAAGCTCCCCCTCATCGACGAGTCGCGGCACGTGGTCGTGAAGGGCGCGCACCCCTCGCCGCTCTCCGCGAAGAGGTTCTTCGGCTCCCGGCCCTTCAGCCAGATCAACGAGGCGGTGGCCGCCCAGGGCCACGACCCCATCGACTGGCGCATCCCCGACCTCGGCTGA
- a CDS encoding Gfo/Idh/MocA family oxidoreductase: MKVGCIGLGDIAQKAYLPVLTALPGIELHLQTRTPATLDAVAAAHRIPDGQRHATLDSLLAQGVDAAFVHAPTTAHPEIATRLLEAGVPTYVDKPLAYELADSTRLVELAEERGTSLAVGFNRRLAPGYAQCAEHPRELILLQKNRVGLPEDPRTLVLDDFIHVVDTLRFLVPGPVDRVSVRARIADGLMHHVVLELSGDGFTALGMMNRRGGSTEEILEVSGQDSKRQVINLAEVVDHRGQPTLRRRGDWVPVARQRGIESCVTSFLDAVRAGVTLSARDALATHELCERVVLEALAQA; encoded by the coding sequence GTGAAGGTCGGCTGCATCGGACTCGGCGACATCGCGCAGAAGGCCTATCTGCCGGTGCTCACCGCCCTGCCGGGGATCGAACTGCACCTGCAGACCCGGACCCCCGCCACCCTGGACGCCGTCGCCGCCGCGCACCGCATCCCCGACGGGCAGCGCCACGCGACCCTCGACTCCCTGCTCGCCCAGGGGGTCGACGCCGCCTTCGTCCACGCCCCGACGACCGCGCATCCGGAGATCGCCACCCGGCTGCTGGAAGCCGGCGTCCCCACGTACGTCGACAAGCCCCTCGCGTACGAACTCGCCGACTCCACGCGGCTGGTGGAGCTGGCAGAGGAACGCGGCACGAGTCTCGCGGTGGGCTTCAACCGCCGTCTCGCCCCCGGCTACGCGCAGTGCGCGGAACACCCGCGCGAGCTGATCCTGCTGCAGAAGAACCGGGTGGGGCTGCCGGAGGATCCCCGGACGCTGGTGCTCGACGACTTCATCCACGTTGTGGACACCCTGCGCTTCCTGGTACCCGGCCCCGTCGACCGGGTCTCGGTGCGGGCCCGGATCGCCGACGGACTGATGCACCACGTCGTCCTCGAACTGTCCGGCGACGGCTTCACCGCCCTCGGCATGATGAACCGTCGGGGCGGCTCCACCGAGGAGATCCTCGAAGTCTCGGGCCAGGACAGCAAGCGACAGGTCATCAACCTCGCGGAGGTCGTCGACCACCGGGGACAGCCCACCCTGCGCCGGCGCGGCGACTGGGTACCGGTCGCCCGACAGCGCGGCATCGAGAGCTGTGTCACCTCGTTCCTGGACGCCGTACGCGCCGGCGTGACGCTCAGCGCGCGCGACGCGCTGGCGACCCACGAACTCTGCGAGCGCGTCGTCCTGGAGGCACTGGCGCAGGCATAG